One Syngnathoides biaculeatus isolate LvHL_M chromosome 4, ASM1980259v1, whole genome shotgun sequence DNA window includes the following coding sequences:
- the kcnip3a gene encoding Kv channel interacting protein 3a, calsenilin isoform X1, with product MQADGKVADGSLRGDANGVEPAPGRGKEAGKWQKPRFSRKALMKCCLVKWIIASTQPQDKESSDSDLELSTVRHQPEGLDQLQAQTKFTRKELQSLYRGFKNECPSGLVDEETFKSIYSQFFPQGDATTYAHFLFNAFDIDRNGSIRFEDFVIGLSVLLRGSVTEKLNWAFNLYDINKDGYVTKEEMLAIMKSIYDMMGRYTYPCVRDEAPSEHVDKFFQKMDRNRDGVVTIEEFIETCQKDENIMNSMQLFENVI from the exons ATGCAG GCCGACGGAAAAGTGGCTGACGGCAGCCTACGGGGAGACGCCAACGGCGTGGAACCGGCGCCGGGCCGGGGCAAGGAGGCCGGGAAGTGGCAGAAGCCGCGGTTCTCTCGCAAAGCtctgatgaagtgctgcctggTCAAATGGATCATCGCCAGCACGCAGCCTCAGGACAAAG AAAGCAGCGACAGCGATCTGGAGCTGTCGACGGTGCGGCACCAGCCGGAGGGTCTGGACCAGCTGCAGGCTCAGACCAAGTTCACTAGGAAGGAGCTTCAGTCACTCTACAGAGGCTTCAAAAAT GAGTGTCCCAGCGGGCTGGTTGATGAGGAGACGTTCAAGTCCATCTATTCTCAGTTCTTTCCCCAAGGAG ACGCGACCACGTACGCTCACTTCCTCTTCAACGCCTTCGACATCGACCGGAACGGCTCGATCCGCTTTGAGGACTTTGTCATCGGCCTGTCCGTGCTCCTCAGGGGTTCCGTCACCGAGAAGCTCAACTGGGCTTTCAACCTTTATGACATCAACAAAGACGGCTACGTCACCAAGGAG GAGATGCTGGCAATAATGAAGTCCATTTACGACATGATGGGCAGGTACACGTACCCGTGTGTGCGAGACGAGGCTCCGTCTGAGCACGTGGACAAGTTCTTCCAG aaaatggacagaaacAGAGACGGCGTTGTAACCATTGAAGAGTTCATCGAGACCTGCCAGAAG
- the kcnip3a gene encoding Kv channel interacting protein 3a, calsenilin isoform X2, translating to MSVRWETEGLQTVGIVCLVIMFLKLMHLLGLIDITETESSDSDLELSTVRHQPEGLDQLQAQTKFTRKELQSLYRGFKNECPSGLVDEETFKSIYSQFFPQGDATTYAHFLFNAFDIDRNGSIRFEDFVIGLSVLLRGSVTEKLNWAFNLYDINKDGYVTKEEMLAIMKSIYDMMGRYTYPCVRDEAPSEHVDKFFQKMDRNRDGVVTIEEFIETCQKDENIMNSMQLFENVI from the exons ATGAGCGTCCGTTGGGAGACGGAGGGCCTGCAGACGGTGGGCATCGTGTGTCTGGTCATCATGTTCCTCAAACTGATGCACCTGCTGGGCCTCATCGATATCACTGAGACGG AAAGCAGCGACAGCGATCTGGAGCTGTCGACGGTGCGGCACCAGCCGGAGGGTCTGGACCAGCTGCAGGCTCAGACCAAGTTCACTAGGAAGGAGCTTCAGTCACTCTACAGAGGCTTCAAAAAT GAGTGTCCCAGCGGGCTGGTTGATGAGGAGACGTTCAAGTCCATCTATTCTCAGTTCTTTCCCCAAGGAG ACGCGACCACGTACGCTCACTTCCTCTTCAACGCCTTCGACATCGACCGGAACGGCTCGATCCGCTTTGAGGACTTTGTCATCGGCCTGTCCGTGCTCCTCAGGGGTTCCGTCACCGAGAAGCTCAACTGGGCTTTCAACCTTTATGACATCAACAAAGACGGCTACGTCACCAAGGAG GAGATGCTGGCAATAATGAAGTCCATTTACGACATGATGGGCAGGTACACGTACCCGTGTGTGCGAGACGAGGCTCCGTCTGAGCACGTGGACAAGTTCTTCCAG aaaatggacagaaacAGAGACGGCGTTGTAACCATTGAAGAGTTCATCGAGACCTGCCAGAAG